One part of the Salinivirga cyanobacteriivorans genome encodes these proteins:
- a CDS encoding OmpP1/FadL family transporter: MKRIAIIILALIAQQSMAQIADDALMLSRYTYDGTARVTAMGGAFTALGGDLTSASLNPAGLGLYRSNDFSFSISGNMNRTDGTYLGNSNNTHHYRTIMPSFGVALSAPNIWNMDNNEGPKSYTFAIGYNQIHTFNRSFGLVGNNNNTSFLDMVLDDVNYYGIFADTDVVYELNSNYTHDYLEQGYGATQEAYLTETGGIGEYYISGGANFNDKVYVGGTLGIQSVYYSRTFNYTETPTNEIALNYFDYQENITTRGVGLNAKIGFIYVPVYWSKIGISLHTPTSFQLTDDWSEDLSASIDYNDGPATNSWSEEYYVPEYEILSPMRLQAGVSFLVMRTALVSLDYEFVDYSTAQISSEEATFNDANNDISNFYEPTHSFRLGMEYKWNMMAFRAGGFYYDSPHQSGYPNVNNNRLGYTAGIGIRSGSFYFDMAYSQMNEDFKYSPYYYEQGEVESKSTRILGTIGFRF, translated from the coding sequence ATTGCACAGCAATCAATGGCCCAAATAGCCGACGATGCACTGATGCTATCGAGATACACCTATGATGGAACAGCACGTGTAACTGCTATGGGCGGAGCATTTACTGCCCTTGGTGGAGATCTCACTTCTGCAAGTCTCAATCCGGCAGGACTGGGACTATACAGAAGTAATGATTTTAGTTTTTCGATTTCGGGCAATATGAACCGAACCGATGGCACATATCTTGGCAACTCAAATAATACGCACCATTACAGGACCATTATGCCTAGTTTTGGGGTAGCCCTGAGCGCACCAAATATTTGGAATATGGATAACAACGAAGGTCCAAAATCTTATACTTTTGCCATCGGTTACAACCAAATTCACACTTTTAACCGTTCTTTCGGACTGGTTGGCAATAACAACAATACAAGCTTCCTCGACATGGTGCTCGATGATGTAAATTACTACGGAATATTCGCAGATACAGATGTTGTATATGAACTAAACAGCAATTACACGCACGACTACCTGGAACAAGGCTATGGTGCAACCCAGGAGGCCTATTTAACAGAAACTGGCGGTATAGGTGAGTATTACATTTCTGGTGGAGCGAATTTTAATGATAAAGTTTATGTGGGGGGTACACTGGGGATTCAAAGCGTATATTACAGTCGTACGTTTAATTATACCGAAACGCCGACGAATGAAATTGCTTTAAATTATTTTGATTACCAGGAGAATATCACCACAAGAGGTGTAGGATTGAATGCTAAAATAGGGTTCATCTATGTACCAGTATACTGGTCAAAAATTGGTATTTCGTTGCATACCCCTACCAGCTTTCAACTAACAGACGACTGGAGTGAAGATTTATCAGCATCAATCGATTACAATGATGGGCCGGCTACAAATAGTTGGTCTGAAGAATACTACGTTCCGGAATACGAAATTTTATCACCCATGAGATTGCAGGCAGGAGTATCTTTTTTGGTAATGCGCACTGCACTTGTATCACTTGACTATGAGTTTGTAGATTACTCAACAGCTCAAATAAGCTCTGAGGAAGCTACATTTAACGATGCAAATAATGATATCAGTAACTTTTATGAGCCAACACACTCTTTCCGACTGGGAATGGAATACAAATGGAATATGATGGCCTTCAGAGCCGGAGGGTTTTATTATGATTCGCCACACCAAAGTGGATACCCAAACGTAAATAATAATCGCCTTGGATATACTGCAGGTATTGGCATCAGGTCAGGCTCATTCTATTTTGACATGGCTTACAGCCAAATGAACGAAGACTTTAAATACTCTCCTTACTATTACGAACAGGGAGAGGTTGAGAGCAAGTCTACACGTATATTGGGTACAATCGGATTCAGATTCTAG
- a CDS encoding AMP-binding protein has protein sequence MQVANFVEMVGDSIRNNWELDALSNFKGETLSFKETGEEILKFHQLFQKLGVQQGDKIAVIGKNNINWAVTYLATTSYGAVIVPLLQDFHSNDIIHIIEHSDASLLFVSDGIYEKLGKEPLKHLKAIYSLDDLRVLHTSNCEECDFNDIKLETEITPDSFSLPQINEDTLAGILYTSGTSGFSKGVMLPHKSLAVNVEFGVKYIQLEPGMRIVSFLPLAHAYGCAFEFLATFMMGCHINFLGKVPSPQIILQAFAQIKPHLIFAVPLIIEKIYKKKIKPAISKPLPKLMLHIPLLKRVVYNKINKQVSDAFGGNFREVIIGGAAFNTEVERFFRKAGFRFTVGYGMTEFGPLISYVPWDQARLYSCGKPIPYVEVRIDSPNPRKTAGEILVRGGNMMNGYYKNEEATESTIDREGWLHTGDLGVVDKDGYIYIKGRSKNMILGASGQNIYPEEIEARLNNMPYVQESIVVEQQGKLHALIVPDQELIETEQISREKLEEEMENNQKHLNHQLPGYMSISKITLFDKEFEKTPKKSIKRYLYTVTQN, from the coding sequence ATGCAGGTAGCGAATTTCGTTGAAATGGTTGGTGACAGCATCCGGAATAATTGGGAACTGGATGCATTAAGTAACTTCAAAGGGGAAACATTATCCTTTAAAGAAACCGGAGAAGAAATTCTCAAATTTCATCAGCTATTTCAGAAACTAGGGGTCCAACAAGGCGATAAAATTGCCGTTATAGGTAAGAACAACATTAACTGGGCCGTCACTTATTTAGCCACAACTTCATACGGGGCTGTCATTGTTCCATTACTTCAGGATTTTCATTCCAACGATATCATACATATCATTGAGCATTCAGATGCTTCTTTGCTTTTTGTATCGGATGGTATTTATGAAAAGCTGGGCAAAGAACCACTCAAACATTTAAAAGCTATTTATAGCCTTGATGATTTAAGGGTTCTTCATACAAGTAATTGCGAAGAATGTGATTTTAATGATATTAAACTTGAAACTGAAATTACACCGGACAGTTTTAGTTTGCCTCAAATTAATGAGGATACATTAGCAGGAATTCTGTATACATCTGGTACATCTGGTTTTTCAAAAGGAGTTATGTTGCCACATAAAAGTCTGGCTGTAAATGTAGAATTTGGTGTAAAGTACATCCAGCTTGAACCTGGAATGCGCATTGTATCATTCCTGCCTTTAGCCCATGCATATGGATGTGCTTTTGAGTTTTTAGCCACTTTTATGATGGGGTGTCATATTAACTTTTTAGGTAAAGTCCCATCACCACAAATTATTTTGCAGGCATTTGCTCAGATAAAGCCGCACCTGATTTTCGCGGTACCATTAATTATAGAGAAAATATATAAAAAGAAAATTAAACCAGCCATTAGCAAACCACTCCCAAAACTCATGTTACATATACCGTTACTGAAGCGCGTTGTGTACAATAAGATTAACAAACAGGTGAGCGATGCTTTTGGAGGCAACTTCAGAGAGGTAATTATTGGCGGTGCTGCTTTTAATACTGAGGTAGAACGGTTTTTCCGTAAAGCCGGATTTCGTTTTACAGTGGGTTATGGAATGACAGAATTTGGTCCGTTAATCAGCTATGTACCCTGGGACCAGGCGCGCTTATATTCTTGTGGAAAGCCAATACCATACGTTGAAGTGCGAATTGATTCCCCGAATCCACGTAAAACAGCAGGTGAGATTTTGGTCAGGGGAGGCAATATGATGAACGGGTATTATAAAAATGAAGAAGCAACAGAAAGTACAATAGATCGTGAAGGTTGGTTACATACTGGTGATCTTGGTGTGGTTGATAAGGATGGATATATTTATATCAAAGGCAGAAGTAAAAACATGATTTTAGGTGCTTCTGGTCAGAATATCTATCCGGAAGAAATTGAAGCCCGGTTAAATAATATGCCTTATGTACAGGAATCAATTGTTGTGGAACAGCAAGGTAAATTGCATGCATTGATTGTGCCTGATCAGGAATTGATTGAGACAGAACAAATTTCAAGAGAAAAACTGGAAGAGGAGATGGAGAATAACCAAAAACATCTCAATCATCAATTGCCCGGATATATGAGTATATCGAAAATAACGTTGTTCGATAAAGAATTTGAAAAAACACCTAAAAAGAGCATAAAAAGATATCTTTATACAGTGACACAGAATTAA
- a CDS encoding patatin-like phospholipase family protein, whose product MLKFQLLVVLLFFAIGMPAQKIGLVLSGGGAKGAAHVGVLKALEENNIPVDYITGTSFGAIVGALYASGYTPDQMEQLLKSERFLSWAYGEVQESYKFYYKKGDPDPSWFRFRLQKDLDPLQTLIPSSIIENQQMDLRLMQIYAGAAAAANYNFDSLMVPFRCVATDVYNSKSTVLNRGSLSSSVRASITFPLVFKPIQIDGTLYMDGGMMNNFPSDVMVNDFNPDVIIGSKVAFNSSIPDPDDLVSQIENIFTVNSDFTLPDSVLLIEPAVKSFGVYDFKLVDTLVQLGYQATMAKMSYIKNKIERRQSENEVEKLRKTFKKRVPPLIFNEVHITGVNDRQQQYIERMIKANQDTFSYELFSREYFRLLSDNKIRALYPKAKYNSTTGYYDLYLDVKAEYKLGIQLGGQINTTSKNFAYLGASYKKLGRRAYDLRGSLHYGKMYSSLRLKGSIDFPYFRNEKGKRLFPLFTDASITYARRDYFNSTKEWFFEDATPSYITRRETYFQFNIGVPLATNGYLATGVTSGASADNYYQTNLISREDDPDLTRFDYVSGHAKFEYSTLNSRQFSNRGSFFKLLFRRVYGKEMYFPGTTADFTGLVKEEQFHQYNDIEISVKHYHRIFDKFYIGGAFQANYTEKSFFSNYISTQLASDEYKPFPHTILFYLPNFRNYSYASIGAMPVINFTDNFMLRLEAYLYQPYRKIDYELYKPVYDKPFRHRYYIANASLVYQTFMGPVYLSLSYLDRENTPWFLHFGFGFLLLNPRGLD is encoded by the coding sequence ATGCTTAAATTCCAGCTGCTGGTCGTATTGCTTTTTTTTGCGATTGGTATGCCCGCCCAAAAAATAGGCCTTGTCCTTAGCGGGGGCGGTGCCAAAGGGGCTGCCCATGTGGGTGTACTTAAAGCACTGGAAGAAAATAATATCCCTGTCGATTATATCACAGGAACCTCTTTTGGCGCCATTGTTGGCGCCCTTTATGCCTCGGGTTACACACCCGATCAAATGGAACAATTGCTCAAGTCAGAAAGATTTCTGTCTTGGGCTTACGGTGAGGTTCAGGAATCTTATAAGTTTTATTACAAAAAAGGAGACCCTGACCCATCGTGGTTTCGTTTTCGCTTGCAGAAAGACCTTGATCCCCTCCAAACCCTTATCCCATCCAGTATTATTGAAAACCAACAAATGGATTTGAGGTTGATGCAGATTTATGCCGGAGCTGCTGCTGCTGCAAATTATAATTTCGATAGTTTGATGGTGCCGTTTCGCTGTGTGGCAACAGATGTTTACAATTCTAAAAGCACTGTGCTTAATCGTGGCAGTTTATCATCTTCAGTAAGAGCTTCTATAACTTTCCCTTTAGTATTTAAGCCCATTCAAATCGACGGTACTTTGTATATGGATGGTGGTATGATGAATAATTTTCCATCAGATGTTATGGTCAATGATTTTAATCCGGATGTGATTATTGGCTCCAAAGTGGCTTTTAATTCTAGTATTCCGGATCCGGATGACCTGGTTTCACAAATTGAAAATATTTTTACAGTGAATTCCGATTTTACATTGCCCGACTCAGTACTTTTAATAGAGCCGGCTGTAAAATCATTTGGGGTATACGATTTTAAGTTAGTCGACACACTTGTGCAACTGGGATATCAGGCTACAATGGCTAAAATGTCTTATATCAAGAACAAAATAGAGCGTCGTCAAAGTGAAAATGAGGTTGAAAAATTAAGAAAAACTTTTAAAAAAAGAGTTCCTCCATTAATTTTTAATGAGGTGCATATTACTGGTGTTAACGATAGGCAGCAACAGTATATTGAGCGCATGATTAAAGCCAACCAGGATACTTTTTCATATGAGTTGTTTAGCCGTGAGTATTTTCGTTTGCTAAGCGATAACAAGATTAGGGCACTTTATCCTAAAGCTAAATACAATTCAACCACAGGTTATTATGATTTATATTTAGATGTCAAGGCCGAATATAAACTGGGAATTCAACTAGGCGGTCAGATTAATACAACGAGTAAGAACTTTGCCTATTTAGGGGCCTCTTACAAAAAATTAGGACGCAGGGCATATGATTTAAGGGGGTCGCTGCATTATGGGAAGATGTATAGCTCATTGCGCCTTAAAGGATCAATTGATTTTCCATATTTTAGAAATGAAAAGGGGAAGCGGTTGTTTCCACTTTTTACCGATGCGTCCATCACTTATGCAAGAAGAGATTATTTTAACTCTACTAAAGAGTGGTTTTTTGAAGATGCCACACCATCGTATATAACCAGAAGAGAAACATATTTTCAGTTCAATATTGGCGTTCCACTTGCTACAAATGGTTACCTGGCAACTGGAGTCACTTCTGGCGCCTCTGCAGATAATTATTATCAAACCAATTTAATTAGCCGGGAAGATGACCCTGATTTAACCCGATTTGATTATGTGAGCGGACATGCCAAATTTGAGTACAGTACGCTAAATTCCAGGCAGTTTTCAAATCGGGGGAGTTTCTTTAAATTACTTTTTCGTCGTGTATATGGTAAAGAAATGTATTTTCCGGGAACTACTGCAGATTTCACGGGTTTGGTTAAAGAAGAACAGTTTCATCAGTATAACGACATTGAAATCAGTGTTAAGCATTATCACAGAATCTTTGACAAGTTTTACATAGGAGGGGCTTTTCAGGCAAATTATACAGAGAAATCGTTTTTTAGCAACTATATCAGCACACAATTGGCCAGTGATGAGTATAAACCATTTCCACATACAATTTTGTTTTATTTGCCGAATTTTAGAAATTACTCTTACGCTTCTATTGGTGCTATGCCGGTTATAAACTTCACCGATAACTTTATGTTACGTTTGGAGGCCTATTTATACCAACCATACCGCAAAATTGACTATGAATTATATAAACCGGTTTACGATAAACCTTTCAGACATCGTTACTATATTGCTAACGCCTCGTTGGTCTATCAAACATTTATGGGGCCGGTTTACCTCTCTTTAAGTTACCTGGACAGAGAAAATACCCCGTGGTTTCTGCATTTTGGATTCGGTTTTCTGCTTCTGAATCCCAGGGGTTTAGATTAA
- a CDS encoding 6-phosphofructokinase: MKRVLVITGGGDCPGLNAVIRAIVKRASQEKAWEVVGSIQAFNGILWEPTEIKVLDEESVAGIHYRGGTILETTNKGGPFEWPVQNPDGSWTSVDRSDEMIRKINYLGINAVINIGGDGSQQISQKLYEKGLNVIGVPKTIDNDLSATDATFGFQTAVQVATEAVDKLVTTAASHNRILILEVMGRDAGWIGLHAAVAGGADICLLPEIPYDVDKVLEKVEERFTKDRGFAIIVIAEGAKPKGGTTSQKETDEVGYANKKYGGVASALKEQLKEAGCPHDIRETVLGHLQRGGIPVAYDRVLATQYGSKAFEMVLSEEYGHMVSYRHPDIISVPLKEAISQYNTVEESNYLMKSARGIGISFGD; this comes from the coding sequence ATGAAGAGAGTATTAGTCATTACCGGAGGAGGAGATTGTCCTGGACTGAATGCAGTAATCAGAGCTATAGTAAAGAGAGCTTCACAGGAGAAGGCCTGGGAAGTGGTAGGAAGTATTCAGGCATTCAACGGAATTTTGTGGGAACCCACAGAAATTAAAGTATTAGACGAGGAGTCAGTTGCGGGTATTCATTACCGTGGTGGTACCATTTTGGAAACCACCAATAAAGGAGGTCCTTTTGAGTGGCCTGTACAAAATCCTGATGGAAGCTGGACCAGCGTTGACCGCTCCGACGAAATGATTCGCAAAATAAATTATCTAGGAATTAATGCTGTCATTAATATCGGAGGAGATGGCTCTCAGCAAATTTCACAAAAGCTTTACGAAAAAGGTCTCAATGTTATCGGTGTACCGAAAACCATCGATAATGACCTTTCTGCCACGGATGCGACTTTCGGTTTTCAAACCGCTGTGCAAGTAGCTACCGAGGCTGTAGATAAATTGGTTACTACAGCAGCAAGTCACAACCGGATTCTTATTCTTGAAGTTATGGGGCGTGATGCAGGTTGGATTGGACTTCATGCAGCTGTTGCCGGAGGAGCAGACATTTGCCTGCTTCCTGAAATACCATATGATGTAGACAAAGTTCTCGAAAAAGTTGAGGAGCGCTTTACCAAAGACCGTGGCTTTGCGATTATAGTTATTGCTGAAGGTGCAAAACCAAAGGGAGGTACCACCAGTCAAAAAGAAACCGATGAGGTTGGTTATGCCAATAAAAAATATGGTGGTGTAGCCTCTGCACTCAAAGAGCAACTTAAAGAAGCTGGTTGCCCTCACGATATCAGGGAAACTGTTTTAGGTCACCTGCAACGTGGAGGTATACCCGTGGCTTATGACCGTGTTTTGGCTACACAATATGGCTCTAAAGCCTTTGAAATGGTATTAAGTGAAGAATATGGACATATGGTTTCATATCGCCATCCCGATATTATTTCTGTACCGCTTAAAGAGGCCATTAGTCAATATAACACTGTAGAAGAATCTAATTATTTAATGAAATCAGCACGAGGTATTGGTATCTCATTTGGTGATTAG
- a CDS encoding SIR2 family NAD-dependent protein deacylase: MAAFTGAGISVESGIPPFRGDDGIWSKYDPAILELSTYLEKPKTVWPVIRELFFKYFGTAKPNNAHLALASMEQKGLLKGIITQNIDNLHQEAGSTDVAEFHGNSKTFICTHNTSHVVSVGEVDFDRDYPHCPKCNHLTKPSFIFFGEAIPREAFIKSEKHAQECDVMLIVGSTGEVVPASNIPWMAKRNGATIIEVNPQPTTFTYNISDISLKGKAGEVLAQLDALL, translated from the coding sequence ATGGCAGCTTTTACTGGTGCGGGTATTTCAGTAGAGAGTGGTATCCCGCCATTTCGAGGCGATGATGGAATTTGGAGTAAATATGACCCTGCCATACTTGAGCTCTCTACCTACCTTGAGAAACCCAAAACAGTTTGGCCTGTAATCCGCGAATTATTTTTTAAATATTTTGGCACGGCAAAACCCAACAATGCACATTTAGCACTGGCCTCAATGGAGCAGAAGGGATTACTCAAAGGTATCATAACCCAGAATATTGATAATTTGCATCAGGAAGCTGGCAGCACCGATGTTGCAGAGTTTCATGGTAACTCAAAAACTTTCATTTGTACGCATAATACATCGCATGTTGTATCAGTAGGTGAGGTCGATTTTGACAGGGATTATCCACATTGTCCAAAATGCAATCATCTTACAAAACCCTCTTTCATTTTTTTTGGCGAGGCCATTCCCCGGGAAGCCTTTATTAAGTCGGAAAAACATGCCCAGGAGTGCGATGTAATGTTGATCGTGGGCTCCACAGGAGAAGTTGTGCCGGCATCCAATATCCCCTGGATGGCTAAACGCAATGGAGCTACAATTATTGAAGTGAACCCACAACCTACAACTTTTACCTACAATATTTCTGATATTTCCCTTAAAGGTAAAGCTGGCGAAGTGCTTGCTCAGCTTGATGCATTACTATAG
- a CDS encoding nitroreductase family protein: MELIDLIRKNRSIRRFDESVKIDQQLLMNFVEHARLSASARNQQSLKFLLVNDTEKNQKIFPLLRWAGYLTGWDGPGEGERPAAYIVVLHDNKIAKSHFCDEGIAMQSITLAAAEAGFGCCIIASVDRDKLRSAFGLPDHLEILDVVAIGKPAEKVVLEEMTSSDYKYWRDEHDVHHVPKRPQSEILWQPGQD, translated from the coding sequence ATGGAGTTAATTGATTTAATCCGGAAAAACAGAAGTATTCGCCGTTTTGATGAATCAGTGAAAATTGATCAGCAACTTTTGATGAATTTTGTGGAACATGCCAGACTAAGTGCAAGTGCCAGAAATCAGCAAAGCTTGAAGTTTTTATTGGTCAACGATACTGAAAAGAATCAAAAGATTTTTCCATTGCTACGTTGGGCCGGTTACCTTACGGGTTGGGATGGCCCCGGTGAAGGCGAGCGGCCTGCTGCATACATTGTTGTTTTACATGATAATAAAATAGCCAAATCGCATTTTTGCGATGAGGGAATAGCAATGCAAAGTATTACACTGGCTGCAGCAGAAGCAGGGTTTGGGTGTTGTATTATCGCATCAGTCGATCGTGATAAACTTCGCTCCGCATTCGGGCTTCCCGATCATCTCGAGATTTTAGATGTGGTGGCAATTGGTAAACCGGCAGAAAAAGTTGTGCTTGAAGAAATGACCAGTTCAGATTATAAATATTGGCGCGATGAGCATGATGTACATCATGTGCCCAAACGCCCACAGTCAGAAATTCTTTGGCAGCCAGGCCAGGATTAA
- a CDS encoding thioredoxin family protein, which translates to MNLKSTQIAKAITLLVIALFSFNVQAQEIKWLSFEEAIEKSKDNPKKIIIDLYTDWCKWCKVMDKNTFAHPVIAKYINENYYAVKFNAESTEPVSFQGHNFGNQNRGSRSPHDLAIALTQGKLSYPTYVFMDEKQQIIHVQPGYIKPKQFEPMITYIERELYREQKPFDKFVENFESNIE; encoded by the coding sequence ATGAATTTAAAGTCCACGCAAATCGCCAAAGCAATTACTCTGCTTGTTATTGCATTGTTTTCATTCAATGTTCAGGCTCAGGAAATTAAGTGGTTGTCTTTTGAAGAAGCCATTGAAAAATCAAAGGATAACCCTAAAAAAATTATTATTGACTTATATACCGATTGGTGTAAATGGTGCAAGGTTATGGATAAAAACACATTTGCGCATCCGGTGATAGCCAAATATATCAATGAAAACTATTATGCCGTAAAATTTAATGCCGAAAGTACAGAGCCAGTAAGTTTTCAGGGACATAATTTCGGGAACCAGAACAGGGGTAGCAGGTCGCCTCATGATTTGGCAATTGCTTTGACTCAGGGTAAATTATCTTATCCAACATATGTATTTATGGATGAGAAACAACAAATAATTCACGTACAACCCGGATACATTAAACCAAAACAGTTCGAACCTATGATAACCTATATTGAAAGGGAATTGTACCGTGAGCAAAAACCATTTGATAAATTTGTAGAGAATTTTGAGTCCAATATTGAATAA
- a CDS encoding glutamine amidotransferase: MKKLLIVKTGSTYDSIRKNHGDFEDMIIAASGITKEKFDVFDARDESLTFPLPDKYAGIIITGSHDMLTYNDDWMQDLKDWINTITDTNTPTLGICFGHQAMAEAFGGVVDYRDWGPEVGYVKVKFDAEAYNDELFSILYDKCSVYQYHSQSVIELPRGATLLATNSIDPVQAIRYNSHMWSCQFHPEFNHEIVAHYINQNALHLTTEGLDPYELLMRLEPDQTGEKLLKQFIKICGL, from the coding sequence ATGAAAAAGTTGTTGATTGTTAAAACAGGATCAACTTATGATTCTATTAGAAAGAATCATGGGGATTTTGAAGATATGATCATTGCTGCCTCAGGGATAACAAAAGAGAAATTTGATGTTTTTGATGCCAGGGATGAATCTTTAACTTTTCCTTTGCCTGACAAATATGCAGGCATCATCATAACTGGTTCGCATGACATGCTGACATATAATGATGATTGGATGCAGGATCTTAAAGACTGGATTAATACCATTACCGATACAAACACACCAACACTCGGTATTTGTTTCGGGCATCAGGCTATGGCAGAGGCTTTTGGCGGTGTGGTCGATTATAGAGACTGGGGGCCAGAAGTAGGATATGTAAAAGTAAAATTTGATGCAGAGGCATATAATGATGAGCTTTTTAGCATATTGTACGATAAATGTTCAGTTTACCAGTATCACTCGCAATCTGTTATAGAACTCCCCCGGGGAGCAACGCTTCTGGCAACAAATAGTATTGATCCTGTACAGGCTATTAGGTACAATTCACATATGTGGTCATGTCAGTTTCATCCGGAATTTAACCATGAAATTGTTGCCCACTATATCAACCAAAATGCATTGCATCTTACCACAGAAGGCCTTGATCCGTATGAATTACTAATGCGCCTCGAGCCTGATCAAACAGGAGAAAAATTACTTAAACAGTTCATAAAAATTTGCGGACTTTAG
- a CDS encoding ABC transporter ATP-binding protein, which produces MAIIDLKNVKKIYNDSEVPVHAVNGVTLAFEKGEFAAIVGPSGSGKTTLLNMLGGLDSVTEGQITVDNTLVNDLKGSRLINFRLMNIGFVFQAYNLIPVLTARENVEFIMELQGKPAKERASRAHELLSAVGLGERANNRPNKLSGGQQQRVAVARALAPKPKFILADEPTANLDSKSTENLLDIMERLNKEENITFIFSTHDARVVKKAHRVITVEDGKVIKDETKKQSE; this is translated from the coding sequence ATGGCAATTATAGATCTTAAAAACGTAAAGAAAATATACAATGACAGCGAAGTGCCTGTACACGCTGTAAATGGAGTAACCCTTGCATTCGAAAAAGGCGAGTTTGCCGCAATAGTGGGGCCTTCCGGATCGGGCAAAACAACCTTGCTGAATATGTTGGGCGGTCTCGACAGCGTAACAGAAGGCCAAATAACAGTTGATAATACTCTTGTTAACGACCTAAAGGGCTCTCGACTTATTAATTTTAGACTGATGAATATAGGTTTCGTTTTCCAGGCATATAATCTTATACCTGTGCTTACAGCCCGCGAAAACGTAGAGTTTATAATGGAATTGCAAGGTAAACCAGCCAAAGAAAGGGCTTCAAGAGCTCATGAGTTGTTGAGTGCTGTAGGATTGGGAGAAAGAGCAAATAACAGGCCCAATAAACTATCAGGAGGGCAACAGCAGCGCGTTGCTGTGGCAAGGGCGTTGGCACCAAAGCCAAAGTTTATACTCGCCGATGAACCCACCGCAAACCTTGACTCAAAATCTACAGAAAACCTGCTTGACATTATGGAGCGCTTAAATAAGGAAGAAAACATTACGTTTATATTCTCAACGCACGATGCACGCGTTGTGAAAAAAGCTCATAGAGTAATTACAGTAGAGGATGGAAAAGTCATAAAAGATGAGACCAAAAAACAGAGTGAATAA